One stretch of Streptomyces agglomeratus DNA includes these proteins:
- a CDS encoding DUF461 domain-containing protein, whose translation MSSSLRRGALAATAIVFSIASLAACGAGNDAQTLGVRPDNAAASVDDIKIQNATIVTQPEIDAEGPAAVTGMIFNNGTKAETLEAVSLPGTSTKVTLKPAKGSGPLTVPAGGSLLLGGKGNASAVIEDGREAAKDGDAQPVRFELSETGTVELRAFVVPATQYFKDVGPSRLPKAPAQSPSGSATASPTGSPAGEAGSTASSSPSQGVSQSSDAQSSDDADEHGAEH comes from the coding sequence GTGAGCAGCAGCCTTCGACGCGGTGCCCTTGCCGCAACCGCCATCGTGTTCTCGATCGCTTCGCTTGCCGCCTGCGGGGCGGGCAACGACGCGCAGACGCTGGGGGTCAGGCCGGACAACGCCGCAGCCTCCGTCGACGACATCAAGATCCAGAACGCGACGATCGTCACGCAGCCCGAGATCGACGCCGAAGGTCCGGCGGCCGTCACCGGCATGATCTTCAACAACGGCACGAAGGCCGAGACGCTCGAAGCGGTCTCGCTGCCCGGCACCAGCACCAAGGTGACGCTCAAGCCGGCCAAGGGCTCCGGTCCGCTGACCGTGCCGGCCGGCGGCTCGCTGCTCCTCGGCGGCAAGGGCAACGCCTCGGCCGTGATCGAGGACGGCCGCGAAGCGGCCAAGGACGGCGACGCGCAGCCGGTGCGCTTCGAGCTCAGCGAGACCGGCACGGTCGAGCTGCGGGCGTTCGTGGTTCCGGCGACGCAGTACTTCAAGGACGTCGGCCCGAGCCGGCTCCCGAAGGCGCCGGCCCAGTCGCCGTCCGGCTCGGCGACCGCGTCCCCGACGGGCTCGCCCGCCGGTGAGGCGGGCTCCACGGCCTCGTCGAGCCCGTCCCAGGGTGTCTCGCAGTCCTCCGACGCGCAGTCCTCCGACGACGCGGACGAGCACGGCGCGGAGCACTGA
- a CDS encoding phosphoglyceromutase yields MADAPYKLILLRHGESEWNAKNLFTGWVDVNLTEKGEKEAVRGGELLVEAGLLPDVLHTSLQKRAIRTAQLSLEAADRHWIPVHRSWRLNERHYGALQGKDKAQTLAEFGEEQFMLWRRSYDTPPPVLADGTEFSQSDDPRYATIPSELRPRTECLKDVVERMLPYWYDGIVPDLLAGRTVLVAAHGNSLRGLVKHLDGISDEEITGLNIPTGIPLYYELDADFRPVTKGGTYLDPEAAKAAIEAVKNQGKKK; encoded by the coding sequence ATGGCCGACGCACCGTACAAGCTGATCCTCCTCCGCCACGGCGAGAGCGAATGGAACGCGAAGAACCTGTTCACCGGATGGGTGGACGTCAACCTCACCGAGAAGGGCGAGAAGGAGGCGGTACGCGGCGGTGAGCTGCTCGTCGAAGCCGGCCTGCTCCCCGACGTCCTCCACACCTCGCTCCAGAAGCGCGCCATCCGTACCGCCCAGCTCTCGCTGGAGGCCGCGGACCGCCACTGGATCCCCGTCCACCGCTCCTGGCGCCTGAACGAGCGCCACTACGGCGCCCTCCAGGGCAAGGACAAGGCGCAGACGCTGGCCGAGTTCGGCGAGGAGCAGTTCATGCTCTGGCGCCGCTCGTACGACACCCCGCCGCCGGTCCTGGCGGACGGCACGGAGTTCTCCCAGTCGGACGACCCGCGTTACGCGACGATCCCCAGCGAGCTGCGCCCCCGCACGGAGTGCCTCAAGGACGTCGTCGAGCGCATGCTGCCGTACTGGTACGACGGCATCGTCCCGGACCTGCTGGCGGGCCGCACCGTCCTGGTCGCCGCCCACGGCAACTCGCTGCGCGGCCTGGTGAAGCACCTCGACGGCATCTCCGACGAGGAGATCACCGGCCTGAACATCCCCACCGGCATCCCGCTCTACTACGAGCTGGACGCCGACTTCCGCCCGGTCACCAAGGGCGGCACGTACCTCGACCCGGAGGCCGCGAAGGCCGCCATCGAGGCCGTGAAGAACCAGGGCAAGAAGAAGTAA
- the phoU gene encoding phosphate signaling complex protein PhoU — protein sequence MRDAYHEELDSIGEALVEMARLVGSAIGRATTAMLDADLKLAESVIAADQKVDDLQHDLEARAIALLARQQPVATDLRIVVTSLRMSADLERSGDLAQHVAKLARLRFPASAVPHDLHATMLEMGQLAQRLMAKAAEVITTKDVDLALQLEHDDDEMDLLHRTLFQHLMDDRWKHGIETAVDVTLLGRYYERFADHAVSVAKRVVYLVTGEHADELQAAAATAPAPGQGE from the coding sequence ATGCGCGACGCGTACCACGAGGAACTTGACTCGATCGGTGAAGCCCTGGTCGAGATGGCCCGGCTCGTCGGGTCCGCGATCGGGCGGGCCACCACCGCCATGCTCGACGCGGACCTCAAGCTCGCCGAGAGCGTGATCGCCGCCGATCAGAAGGTCGACGATCTCCAGCACGACCTGGAGGCCCGCGCGATAGCACTGCTGGCCCGCCAGCAGCCCGTCGCCACGGACCTGCGGATTGTCGTCACCTCACTGCGGATGAGCGCCGACCTGGAGCGCTCGGGCGACCTGGCCCAGCACGTGGCGAAGCTCGCCCGCCTGCGTTTCCCGGCCTCGGCCGTACCGCACGACCTGCACGCCACGATGCTGGAGATGGGGCAGCTCGCGCAGCGCCTGATGGCGAAGGCGGCGGAGGTCATCACCACGAAGGACGTCGACCTCGCGCTCCAGCTGGAGCACGACGACGACGAGATGGACCTGCTGCACCGCACGCTGTTCCAGCACCTGATGGACGACCGCTGGAAGCACGGCATCGAGACGGCGGTCGACGTGACGCTGCTCGGCCGGTACTACGAGCGGTTCGCCGACCACGCCGTTTCGGTGGCGAAGCGCGTGGTGTACCTGGTGACGGGTGAGCACGCGGACGAGCTCCAGGCGGCGGCCGCCACCGCGCCCGCGCCCGGGCAGGGCGAATAA
- a CDS encoding methylase: MASRTPSPRPVGAVTRGTTNPNRLRRMDRWIAAAHGPELRRSGDPVAVDLGYGAAPWTAVELLGRLRTAAPAAEVVGIEIEPARVAAAKPYERAGLAFRHGGFEVPLPDSRRPALIRAANVLRQYDEGEVAGVWARLCGRLAPGGLLVEGTCDEIGRRHVWVALGVEGPRTVTFATRLGSLERPSDLAERLPKALIHRNVPGEPVHAFLRDFDRAWAAAAPYASLGARQRWIKAVRDLSADWPLADGERRWRQGEVTVNWAALQPRTG, encoded by the coding sequence ATGGCCTCCCGCACCCCCTCCCCGCGCCCTGTCGGCGCCGTCACCCGCGGGACGACCAACCCGAACCGGCTGCGCCGGATGGACCGGTGGATCGCGGCCGCGCACGGCCCCGAGCTGCGCCGCAGCGGCGACCCGGTCGCGGTCGACCTCGGGTACGGCGCGGCGCCGTGGACCGCCGTCGAGCTGCTCGGCCGGCTGCGTACCGCCGCGCCCGCCGCCGAGGTCGTGGGCATCGAGATCGAACCGGCCCGGGTGGCGGCCGCGAAGCCGTACGAGCGAGCGGGTCTCGCCTTCCGGCACGGCGGCTTCGAAGTACCCCTGCCGGACAGCCGCCGCCCCGCCCTCATCCGGGCGGCCAACGTGCTGCGCCAGTACGACGAGGGGGAGGTCGCCGGGGTCTGGGCGCGGCTGTGCGGGCGGCTGGCGCCCGGAGGACTGCTGGTGGAGGGGACGTGCGACGAGATCGGGCGGCGGCACGTATGGGTCGCCCTCGGGGTGGAGGGGCCGCGGACCGTCACCTTCGCGACCCGGCTGGGGTCGCTGGAGCGTCCTTCCGACCTCGCGGAGCGGCTGCCCAAGGCGCTGATCCACCGCAATGTGCCGGGCGAGCCGGTGCACGCCTTCCTGCGGGACTTCGACCGGGCGTGGGCGGCGGCGGCTCCGTACGCCTCACTCGGCGCCCGGCAGCGCTGGATCAAGGCCGTGCGTGATCTCTCCGCCGACTGGCCGCTCGCGGACGGGGAGCGGCGGTGGCGGCAGGGCGAAGTCACCGTGAACTGGGCCGCTCTCCAGCCGCGCACCGGCTGA
- a CDS encoding response regulator transcription factor: MTRVLVVEDEESFSDALSYMLRKEGFEVAIAATGPDGLDEFERNGADLVLLDLMLPGLPGTEVCRQLRSHSNVPVIMVTAKDSEIDKVVGLEIGADDYVTKPFSSRELVARIRAVLRRRGEPEEVTPAALEAGPVRMDVDRHVVTVGGGKVDLPLKEFDLLEMLLRNAGRVLTRMQLIDRVWGADYVGDTKTLDVHVKRLRAKIEPDPGAPRYLVTVRGLGYKFEP; encoded by the coding sequence GTGACCCGAGTGCTCGTCGTCGAGGATGAGGAATCCTTCAGCGACGCCCTGTCCTACATGCTGCGCAAAGAAGGCTTCGAGGTCGCCATCGCGGCCACCGGCCCCGACGGGCTCGACGAGTTCGAGCGCAACGGCGCCGACCTCGTCCTGCTCGACCTCATGCTCCCCGGCCTGCCCGGCACCGAGGTCTGCCGCCAGCTGCGCAGCCATTCCAATGTTCCGGTCATCATGGTGACCGCCAAGGACAGTGAGATCGACAAGGTCGTCGGGCTGGAGATAGGAGCCGACGACTACGTCACGAAGCCCTTCTCCTCGCGGGAACTGGTCGCCCGCATCCGCGCCGTCCTGCGCCGCCGCGGAGAGCCAGAAGAGGTCACGCCGGCCGCCCTGGAGGCCGGACCGGTCCGGATGGACGTCGACCGCCACGTGGTCACGGTCGGCGGCGGAAAGGTCGACCTCCCGCTCAAGGAGTTCGACCTCCTGGAGATGCTGCTGCGCAACGCGGGCCGGGTCCTCACCCGTATGCAGCTGATCGACCGCGTGTGGGGCGCGGACTACGTGGGCGACACGAAGACCCTCGACGTCCACGTGAAGCGCCTGCGCGCCAAGATCGAGCCGGACCCCGGCGCACCGAGGTATCTCGTCACGGTCCGCGGCCTGGGCTACAAGTTCGAGCCGTAA
- a CDS encoding sensor histidine kinase, whose protein sequence is MDVNAAVAAAAAIAGLLTGVIAVLTFRWSEREQARPTRSSMRPDVNAVLPPGVDTVLSVLRSSAVVLDESDSVVKASSAAYALGLVRGGKLAVDPMLHMARDTRRDGEIRQVELDLPRRGTGRGEALAVSARVAPLGSRLVLLLVEDLTEARRIEAVRRDFVANVSHELKTPTGALSLLSEAVMDAADDPEAVTRFAGRMQIEATRLTNLVQELIDLSRVQNDDPLEDAEPVRVEELVAEAMDRSRHSASTKNITMAAGGTEGLRVWGNRGQLAAALGNLVENAVNYSPARTRVGIAGRRISAPGGDLIEIAVTDQGIGISEKDRERIFERFYRVDPARSRATGGTGLGLAIVKHVAASHGGEVTVWSSEGQGSTFTLRLPEAAAPRDRSPVAVPDDDEADEHTDNAAGGPYETTDREPIPHPEVLP, encoded by the coding sequence ATGGACGTGAACGCGGCAGTCGCCGCAGCAGCAGCGATCGCCGGTCTCCTGACCGGTGTGATCGCCGTGCTGACGTTCCGCTGGAGCGAGCGCGAGCAGGCCAGGCCCACCCGGTCCTCCATGCGCCCCGACGTCAACGCGGTGCTGCCGCCGGGCGTCGACACCGTGCTGTCCGTGCTCCGCTCCTCCGCCGTCGTCCTGGACGAGAGCGACAGCGTCGTCAAGGCCAGCTCGGCGGCGTACGCGCTCGGCCTCGTCCGGGGCGGAAAGCTGGCCGTGGACCCCATGCTCCACATGGCCCGCGACACCCGCCGCGACGGCGAGATACGCCAGGTCGAACTGGACCTCCCGCGTCGTGGCACGGGCCGTGGCGAGGCTCTCGCGGTCTCCGCCCGCGTCGCCCCGCTCGGCTCGCGCCTCGTACTGCTCCTGGTGGAGGACCTCACCGAGGCCCGCCGCATCGAAGCGGTACGGCGCGACTTCGTCGCGAATGTCAGCCATGAGCTCAAGACTCCTACCGGCGCGCTCTCCCTGCTCTCCGAGGCCGTCATGGACGCCGCGGACGACCCCGAGGCGGTCACCCGTTTCGCGGGCCGCATGCAGATCGAGGCGACCCGCCTCACCAATCTGGTCCAGGAGCTCATTGATCTTTCCCGCGTCCAGAACGACGACCCGCTGGAGGACGCCGAGCCGGTCCGCGTCGAGGAACTGGTCGCCGAGGCCATGGACCGCAGCCGCCACTCCGCCTCCACCAAGAACATCACGATGGCCGCGGGCGGCACCGAGGGCCTGCGCGTGTGGGGGAACCGGGGGCAGCTCGCCGCCGCCCTGGGCAACCTCGTCGAGAACGCCGTCAACTACAGCCCCGCCCGCACCCGCGTCGGCATAGCCGGGCGCCGGATCTCCGCCCCCGGCGGGGACCTGATCGAGATAGCCGTCACCGACCAGGGCATCGGCATCTCCGAGAAGGACCGCGAGCGGATCTTCGAACGTTTCTACCGCGTGGACCCGGCCCGCTCCCGGGCCACCGGAGGCACGGGCCTCGGCCTGGCCATCGTCAAGCACGTGGCCGCCTCGCACGGCGGAGAGGTCACGGTGTGGAGCTCCGAAGGACAGGGCTCCACCTTCACCCTGCGACTGCCCGAGGCAGCCGCGCCACGCGACCGGTCCCCGGTCGCCGTCCCGGACGACGACGAAGCCGACGAGCACACGGACAACGCTGCCGGCGGCCCGTACGAGACCACTGATCGCGAACCCATTCCCCACCCGGAGGTCCTTCCGTGA
- a CDS encoding glycosyl hydrolase family 28-related protein — protein MGTGRSGISRRGVLGGAIAIAVAGAAPPAHGAAPPAQGADGHTSSPLWREYAATPFTHPQIPYVGRAGARAGATRVPRRPVVANVLHHGARPDGSDAAPAINRALAAAGARGGGTVLVPPGTYRIDDVIRIGHSDVVLRGAGSGRTKLLATRNLTELIGPYGSRYGGDKSSWSWAGGLIWLCPQARYDSLTAAIRAGAWPFEGWTGNRRDAWRTLTTLAPAERGDRTVTVHDAAHLRTGQLVLLRLADDPAHTLLAHIAGDSAGARAYPWADKTKLTSYVPYEWPVRITRVTGREVTLERPLPLDLRPAWDPRLTTPVTPLTGSGVEGLTLEAVETPQAPHLLDKGYNGVTFQCAYDCWAEDVTVRHADNGFGLVAASACTLRRTRVEGRGSHHPYFCREGSHDNLVEDFTVAARTAPAPAGTQLHGINVEGLSSHNVWSRGVMRMGTFDTHRGMPFANVRTQITVNNNGRHGGDASAGPLYGARFTHWNVTVTNARAGLVKIDTIAPYSATVGISEVREFDQTDVPDFTGPLHARLEAYGTPASVQPPNLYEAQRDLSR, from the coding sequence ATGGGTACCGGTCGATCCGGCATCAGCAGACGTGGTGTGCTCGGCGGCGCGATAGCCATAGCGGTGGCGGGCGCAGCTCCACCCGCGCACGGCGCCGCCCCACCCGCGCAAGGCGCCGACGGGCACACCTCCTCCCCCCTGTGGCGGGAGTACGCCGCCACGCCCTTCACCCACCCCCAGATCCCGTACGTCGGCCGGGCCGGCGCCCGCGCCGGAGCTACCCGCGTCCCCCGCCGCCCCGTCGTCGCCAACGTCCTCCACCACGGCGCCCGGCCCGACGGCTCGGACGCCGCCCCCGCGATCAACCGGGCCCTCGCCGCCGCCGGAGCCCGCGGCGGCGGCACCGTCCTCGTCCCGCCCGGTACGTACCGCATCGACGACGTGATCCGCATCGGCCACAGCGACGTCGTCCTGCGCGGCGCGGGCAGCGGCCGCACCAAGCTGCTCGCGACCAGGAACCTCACCGAGCTGATCGGTCCCTACGGCAGCCGCTACGGCGGTGACAAGTCGTCCTGGTCCTGGGCCGGCGGCCTCATCTGGCTCTGCCCCCAAGCGCGTTACGACTCCCTCACCGCCGCCATCAGGGCCGGTGCCTGGCCCTTCGAAGGCTGGACCGGCAACAGGCGCGACGCATGGCGGACGCTCACCACCCTCGCCCCCGCCGAGCGCGGCGACCGGACCGTCACCGTCCACGACGCCGCCCACCTGCGCACCGGCCAACTCGTCCTCCTGCGCCTGGCCGACGACCCCGCCCACACCCTGCTGGCGCACATCGCGGGCGACAGCGCCGGGGCCCGGGCGTACCCCTGGGCCGACAAGACCAAGCTGACCAGCTACGTCCCGTACGAATGGCCCGTACGCATCACCCGCGTCACCGGCCGCGAGGTCACCCTCGAACGCCCCCTGCCGCTCGACCTCCGCCCCGCCTGGGACCCGCGCCTCACCACCCCCGTCACCCCGCTCACCGGCTCGGGAGTCGAGGGCCTCACCCTCGAAGCGGTGGAGACGCCGCAGGCCCCGCACCTCCTCGACAAGGGCTACAACGGCGTCACATTCCAGTGCGCGTACGACTGCTGGGCCGAGGACGTCACCGTCCGCCACGCCGACAACGGCTTCGGCCTCGTCGCCGCCTCCGCCTGTACGCTGCGCCGCACCCGCGTCGAGGGCCGCGGCTCGCACCATCCGTACTTCTGCCGCGAGGGTTCGCACGACAACCTCGTCGAGGACTTCACGGTCGCCGCGCGCACCGCGCCCGCTCCCGCCGGGACCCAGCTCCACGGCATCAATGTCGAGGGACTGTCCAGCCACAACGTCTGGTCGCGCGGCGTCATGCGCATGGGCACCTTCGACACCCACCGTGGCATGCCGTTCGCCAACGTCCGCACCCAGATCACCGTCAACAACAACGGCCGTCACGGCGGCGACGCCTCCGCAGGCCCCCTGTACGGCGCCCGCTTCACCCACTGGAACGTCACCGTCACCAACGCCCGCGCCGGCCTCGTCAAGATCGACACCATCGCCCCGTACAGCGCGACCGTCGGCATCAGCGAGGTCAGGGAGTTCGACCAGACCGACGTACCCGACTTCACGGGCCCCCTGCACGCACGTCTCGAGGCATACGGAACCCCCGCCTCCGTGCAGCCCCCCAACCTCTACGAGGCGCAGCGCGACCTCAGCCGCTGA
- the mshA gene encoding D-inositol-3-phosphate glycosyltransferase, translating to MSQYVSRLAGTLATPPRLRLPGGHHRKPRRIAMLSVHTSPLHQPGTGDAGGMNVYIVELAKRLAAINIEVEIFTRATTGGLPPSVELSPGVLVRHVDAGPYEGLAKEELPAQLCAFTHGVMQAWAGQRPGYYDLVHSHYWLSGHVGWLAAERWGAPLVHAMHTMAKVKNAALAEGDTPEPAARVIGETQIVRAADRLIANTAEEADELARFYEADPAKIAVVHPGVNLDRFRPADGRAAARARLDLPQDAIIPLFAGRIQPLKAPDILLRAVALLIDEDPSLRSKIVVPVVGGPSGSGLAKPEGLQKLAAKLGIADVVRFRPPVGQDRLADWFRAASVLVMPSYSESFGLVAIEAEASGTPVVAASVGGLPVAVRDGRTGILVEGHDPAGYARALRRFVDEPGLVDRMGAAAARHAQSFGWGTAASATADVYLAAMHEHRRRVRSHHG from the coding sequence GTGAGCCAGTACGTCTCCCGACTCGCCGGCACACTGGCGACGCCACCCCGCCTCCGGCTGCCGGGCGGCCACCACCGCAAGCCGCGCCGGATCGCGATGCTCAGCGTCCACACCTCGCCGCTGCACCAGCCGGGGACGGGCGACGCGGGCGGCATGAACGTCTACATCGTCGAACTCGCGAAGCGCCTCGCCGCCATCAACATCGAGGTCGAGATCTTCACCCGGGCGACCACCGGCGGCCTGCCGCCCAGTGTCGAGCTGTCGCCCGGCGTTCTGGTCCGCCACGTCGACGCGGGCCCGTACGAGGGCCTGGCCAAGGAGGAGCTGCCCGCGCAGCTCTGTGCCTTCACGCACGGCGTCATGCAGGCATGGGCCGGTCAGCGCCCCGGTTACTACGACCTCGTCCACTCCCACTACTGGCTCTCGGGCCACGTGGGCTGGCTCGCCGCCGAACGCTGGGGCGCGCCCCTCGTGCACGCCATGCACACCATGGCGAAGGTCAAGAACGCCGCGCTGGCGGAGGGTGACACCCCCGAACCGGCCGCGCGCGTCATCGGCGAGACGCAGATCGTGCGGGCGGCGGACCGCCTCATCGCCAACACGGCGGAGGAGGCGGACGAACTGGCCCGCTTCTACGAGGCCGACCCCGCCAAGATCGCCGTCGTACACCCCGGCGTGAACCTGGATCGCTTCCGCCCGGCCGACGGGCGGGCCGCGGCGCGAGCCCGCCTGGACCTGCCGCAGGACGCGATCATTCCGCTCTTCGCCGGCCGCATCCAGCCGCTCAAGGCCCCGGACATACTGCTGCGCGCGGTGGCGCTGCTCATCGACGAGGACCCGTCGCTGCGCTCGAAGATCGTGGTGCCGGTCGTCGGCGGACCGAGCGGCAGCGGCCTCGCCAAGCCCGAGGGCCTCCAGAAGCTGGCCGCGAAACTGGGCATCGCCGACGTCGTACGCTTCCGCCCGCCGGTCGGCCAGGACCGCCTCGCGGACTGGTTCCGGGCGGCTTCGGTCCTGGTCATGCCCTCGTACAGCGAATCGTTCGGCCTGGTCGCGATCGAGGCCGAGGCGTCCGGCACGCCCGTCGTCGCGGCGTCGGTCGGCGGACTGCCCGTAGCCGTACGGGACGGCCGGACCGGCATCCTCGTCGAGGGCCACGACCCGGCCGGATACGCCCGCGCGCTGCGGCGCTTCGTCGACGAGCCGGGCCTGGTGGACCGCATGGGCGCGGCGGCGGCCCGCCACGCGCAGTCCTTCGGCTGGGGCACGGCCGCGTCCGCCACGGCCGACGTGTACCTGGCCGCGATGCACGAACACCGCCGTCGCGTACGCTCGCACCATGGCTGA
- a CDS encoding YbjN domain-containing protein, translating to MADVQQQAAETLEQTLKDAELEWESPEPGSYVVKLPGTRKLSTTCSLIVGRHSLSVNAFVIRHPDENDAAVHRWLLERNLRLYGVSYAIDSLGDIYLAGKLPLSAVTPDELDRLLGSVLEAADGSFNSLLELGFASAIRREYAWRVSRGESTRNLEAFTHLTQDQRPLQGPDQVQTEDRP from the coding sequence ATGGCTGACGTACAGCAGCAGGCCGCCGAGACGCTGGAGCAGACGCTCAAGGACGCCGAGCTGGAGTGGGAGAGTCCCGAGCCCGGCTCGTACGTGGTGAAACTCCCTGGCACGCGCAAGCTGTCCACGACCTGCTCGCTGATCGTCGGACGGCACTCCCTGTCCGTCAACGCCTTCGTGATCCGCCACCCGGACGAGAACGACGCGGCGGTGCACCGCTGGCTGCTGGAGCGCAACCTGCGCCTGTACGGCGTGAGTTACGCGATCGACTCCCTCGGCGATATCTACCTGGCCGGAAAGCTGCCGCTGTCGGCCGTGACCCCGGACGAGCTCGACCGCCTGCTGGGGAGCGTTCTGGAGGCGGCGGACGGCAGCTTCAACAGCCTGCTGGAGCTGGGCTTCGCGAGCGCGATCCGCCGGGAGTACGCGTGGCGGGTGTCGCGCGGCGAGTCGACGAGGAATCTGGAAGCGTTCACGCACCTGACCCAGGACCAGAGGCCGCTCCAGGGGCCGGACCAAGTACAAACGGAGGACCGGCCGTAG
- a CDS encoding CarD family transcriptional regulator produces the protein MTFKVGDTVVYPHHGAALIEAIETRQIKGVDKTYLVLKVAQGDLTVRVPADNAEFVGVRDVVGQEGLDRVFEVLRAPYAEEPTNWSRRYKANLEKLASGDVIKVAEVVRDLWRRERERGLSAGEKRMLAKARQILVSELALAENTNEDKAEALLDEVLAS, from the coding sequence ATGACGTTCAAGGTTGGCGACACCGTGGTCTATCCCCATCACGGGGCCGCGCTGATCGAGGCTATCGAAACTCGCCAGATCAAAGGCGTGGACAAGACCTACTTGGTGCTCAAGGTCGCCCAGGGTGACTTGACTGTTCGTGTGCCTGCGGACAATGCGGAGTTCGTCGGTGTACGCGATGTAGTCGGTCAGGAAGGTCTCGACCGGGTCTTCGAGGTGCTGCGCGCACCGTATGCCGAAGAGCCGACGAACTGGTCCCGGCGCTACAAGGCAAATCTCGAGAAGCTCGCCTCCGGCGATGTCATCAAGGTCGCCGAGGTAGTCCGCGACCTGTGGCGTCGTGAGCGCGAGCGCGGTCTCTCCGCAGGTGAGAAGCGCATGCTCGCCAAGGCACGCCAGATTCTGGTGAGCGAGCTGGCACTCGCGGAGAACACCAATGAAGACAAGGCCGAGGCTCTGCTCGACGAGGTCCTCGCGTCCTGA
- a CDS encoding MDR family MFS transporter → MSIATLGRAAKETVSGLPDGFWWLWTSTLVNRTGAFVLTFLSLYLTQELGYSAWYAGLVIALHGLGGVAGSPLGGMLTDRWGRRPTMIAGHLGTAAGAAALAVVTSAVGVAVVVLLMGVAMQAVRPAIGATIADLVPENERRRAYALNYWALNLGFAIAALGGGAAIVFGYRTLFVVDAAATVLCALIVFLRLPETRPVAAPLAKGEEAVAEPKVSVLEVLRDAPFRTLVLLNLLVCLIFTAPWVGLPLTMAGEGLEPSAYGMVIAVNGVVIVGFQLLVNKITDRRSPAALLTVSALLFAAGTGATALAGTPLLFAVTVVVWTLGEMVHVPTNAAATARLAPDHARGRYQGVMGMSWALAGFLAPILAGWIVDGPGPDALWIGCGVVGCVAAAGYTTRLRRVLADSDAPDAAAKDEVPPVAAAPVPPAEADGEKISG, encoded by the coding sequence ATGTCCATAGCCACGCTCGGACGTGCAGCGAAGGAAACGGTCTCGGGGCTTCCCGACGGCTTCTGGTGGCTGTGGACGTCGACGCTGGTGAACCGCACCGGGGCCTTCGTCCTCACCTTCCTGTCGCTGTATCTGACGCAGGAGCTGGGTTACTCGGCGTGGTACGCGGGGCTCGTCATCGCGCTGCACGGGCTCGGCGGGGTGGCCGGTTCGCCGCTCGGCGGGATGCTCACCGACCGGTGGGGGCGGCGGCCCACGATGATCGCCGGGCACCTGGGCACGGCGGCGGGCGCGGCCGCGCTCGCCGTGGTGACCAGCGCGGTGGGGGTCGCGGTGGTGGTGCTCCTGATGGGCGTGGCCATGCAGGCGGTACGGCCGGCGATCGGCGCGACCATCGCCGACCTGGTGCCGGAGAACGAGCGCCGGCGCGCGTACGCCCTCAACTACTGGGCTCTCAACCTCGGTTTCGCGATAGCGGCGCTCGGCGGCGGCGCGGCGATCGTCTTCGGTTACCGGACCCTGTTCGTGGTGGACGCGGCGGCCACCGTCCTGTGCGCTCTGATCGTCTTCCTGCGGCTGCCGGAGACCCGGCCGGTCGCCGCGCCACTCGCCAAGGGCGAGGAGGCGGTGGCCGAGCCGAAGGTGAGCGTGCTCGAAGTCCTGCGGGACGCGCCCTTCCGGACGCTCGTACTGCTCAACCTGCTCGTCTGCCTCATCTTCACCGCGCCCTGGGTCGGCCTGCCGCTGACCATGGCCGGTGAAGGGCTCGAACCGAGCGCGTACGGCATGGTGATCGCGGTCAACGGCGTCGTGATAGTCGGCTTCCAGCTGCTCGTCAACAAGATCACCGACCGGCGGTCGCCGGCCGCGCTGCTCACCGTCTCCGCGCTGCTGTTCGCCGCCGGAACGGGGGCGACCGCGCTGGCCGGGACGCCGCTGCTGTTCGCGGTCACCGTGGTGGTGTGGACGCTCGGCGAGATGGTCCACGTGCCGACGAACGCCGCCGCGACCGCCCGGCTGGCGCCCGACCACGCGCGTGGTCGCTACCAGGGCGTCATGGGCATGTCCTGGGCCCTGGCCGGCTTCCTCGCGCCGATCCTGGCGGGCTGGATCGTGGACGGGCCCGGCCCGGACGCGCTGTGGATCGGCTGCGGGGTCGTCGGGTGCGTGGCGGCCGCCGGGTACACGACGCGCCTGCGACGGGTGCTCGCCGACTCGGACGCCCCGGACGCGGCCGCGAAGGACGAGGTTCCGCCGGTCGCGGCCGCCCCCGTCCCCCCTGCCGAGGCGGACGGCGAGAAGATCAGCGGCTGA